The following is a genomic window from Selenomonadales bacterium.
ACGCGGCAAGAAGCTGTGCAAATGCCGCACGCGGGTTAGCGACACGAATCGCAGGTTTGGCGAACGTTTCTACGTCCATGCCGATGATAACGGCACCTGCATTCGAAGCTTCTGCTTTTTCCAAATGAGGGGGAACGGCAAAGGTCAGATGATTCGGGCCTGCATGGTCGATATCAGACAGTGCATGGATTTCCAACTCCGGCGCATCAGAGCATACGCCACCGATCATTTCCGCGATTTCTTTTAACGTTTTTTTCATCATGTACCCCCTCCTTTTTTACTGCAATTTTTTGATTACATCATCGGTTACGTCGATGCCGCCTTGTGCAACACCCTGTTTATAAAGGATCAAGTTGAGTTTCTTTTCAGCTGCAACTTCACTCGTTGCTGTTTCCATCGTTGCTTCGAGCTGTGTTTCAAGACCTTTTTTGATCACCATGAATTCCTGCATCGTTTCTTTTTGTTTTTTTGCAAACTGTGCAGCGGACATCGTTTTCTGGTCTTTGCGGAGCTGTTCTTGCAAAGCTTCACCTTTGGTCGTCAATTCCTGCTGGATCGCTTGGATCTTCGGACTTTCTGCCATAACACGCTGTCCGTCCAATACGCCGAATTGCGGTTCGGAGCCGCAGCCTGCTACGAGTAAAGTGCCCATCAATGCCATTCCAACAAGCAATCCTTTTTTCATCTTCATCTTGATATTCCTCCATTCATCTTACTGTTGTTCCTGCTTTTTGCACGCCTCGATCACCGCGTCGGTGATGTCGACAGCCGTGACATTCGCACGAACATCGCTAAGTACGATCGTCAATTCTTGTTCAAGCGCAATGCGCTCTACTTCTGCCTTGATATCTCGCAAGATCATATTTTTGATCTCTTCTTGTTGTTTCCGTTTTTCGTTATATATCTTTTCACTTGCCTCTACGTCGGCTTTCAGCTTGCGATTCAGTTCATCGAGCTGTGCCATCATCGCATCATTCGGCTGACCTGTTTTGGCAGATGTCATAAGGCTGTATTCTTCACCGATCTGCTGAACGTAGGCCTGCATCTCTTCAGAAGCAGCTTTTTGTTCTGCCATCATTTCTTCCGTCATTTTTCT
Proteins encoded in this region:
- a CDS encoding OmpH family outer membrane protein, whose amino-acid sequence is MKMKKGLLVGMALMGTLLVAGCGSEPQFGVLDGQRVMAESPKIQAIQQELTTKGEALQEQLRKDQKTMSAAQFAKKQKETMQEFMVIKKGLETQLEATMETATSEVAAEKKLNLILYKQGVAQGGIDVTDDVIKKLQ